TCGCCGCACTGGTGATGGCCACGAACATGACCGTCGGGATGACCGTGGGGATGCGCTACCGGGCGCACCGCTGGCACGTGGTCGGCGAGATGGGCGCCGCGATGTACGTCCCGTTCCTGCTACTGCTCGTGCCGTTTCGGGCCGGCCTGATCGACGCGGACGCGCTGCTGCTCGGCGGTCACCTGCTGATGATTCCCGCGATGGTGCTGGTGGCGGTCCGACACCGACACGAGGCGTCGGCGCCGGTACGCCGACACCGGGTCGTGGTGGCGCTCGCCCACCGCTGGCCGGCCGGGTTGGCGCTGCTGATGACCGTGGACATGTGGGTCGACCCGAGCGTGCTCAGCCCGTGGACGATGCTGGTGCTGCCCGGCGGCTACCTGGTGATCGGCATGGCCCGCCGCACGCTGGGCGGGCGGGGCGTGCTCGCCACCCAACTCGCCGGTCTGGCCGTCTGGGTCGCCCTGACGCTGGTCGCGGTGCTGGCCGGCGGGCGGACTGCCGACTGGCTGGTGGCGTTCGGGTGGTTGGCGCACGCGGGCTGGGACCTGGCGCACCACCGCGGCCGGGTGGTGCCGCGCGGCTACGCCGAGTTCTGCGTGGTGCTCGACGTGGCCCTCGCCGCGGTGATGGTACTGGCCATCCTGACCACCGACGCCTGATCGAGGCCGCCACCGGGATCGCGGAACAGCCGCAGCACGGGCTCGGGGACAGCTCTTGTGCCGGTCGGCGCAGCGGCTTGGGCGGCGTAATGAAAGGCTTGGCACATGAGTTCCGCACCTGCACAGCACGACGCACCGATTGACGCACCGATCGACGCCACCCCCGCCGGCACCGACGAGGTGAACGCCTTCACCGAGCTCGGGCTCCGCTCCGAACTGCTCGGCGCGCTGTCCGCCCTCGGTTACGAGGAGCCGACCCCGATCCAGCGGGAGGCGATTCCGCCGCTGCTGGAGGGTCGGGACCTGCTGGGCCAGGCGGCCACCGGCACCGGCAAGACGGCGGCGTTCGCGCTGCCGCTGCTGAACCTCATGACGGCACACCGTCGCGGCGGCGACCCGGTGGCACTGGTGCTGGTGCCGACGCGGGAGCTGGCGGTGCAGGTCTCCGAGGCGTTCCACCGCTACGGCAAGGACCTGGGCGCGCGGGTGCTGCCGATCTACGGCGGCCAGCCGATCGGGCGGCAGCTGCGGGCACTCGACAGCGGCGTGGACGTGGTGGTGGCCACCCCGGGTCGGGCGCTGGACCACATCGCCCGGGGCACGCTGCGTCTGGGCGGGCTGAGCACGGTGGTGCTCGACGAGGCCGACGAGATGCTCGACATGGGCTTCGCCGAGGACATCGAGGCGATCCTGGAGCACGCCCCCGCGCAGCGTCAGACGGTGCTCTTCTCGGCCACCATGCCGTCGCGCATCGACGGGATGGCCCGGCAGCACCTGCGCGAACCGGTCCGGATCGAGATCGGCCGGGAGCCGACGGTCGCGGGCGAGGCGCCGCGGGTGCGGCAGAGCGCGTACATCGTGACCCGGGCGCACAAGCCGGCCGCGCTGGGCCGGGTGCTGGACGTGGAGTCGCCCACCGCGGCGATCGTGTTCTGCCGCAGCCGGGAAGAGGTCGACCGGCTGACCGAGACGATGAACGGCCGGGGCTACCGCTCCGAGGCGCTGCACGGCGGCATGAGCCAGGAGCAGCGTGACCGGGTCATGGGCCGGCTGCGGGCGGGCACCGCCGACCTGCTGGTCGCCACCGACGTGGCGGCGCGTGGGCTGGACGTCGAGCAGCTCACCCACGTGGTCAACTACGACGTGCCGTCAGCCCCCGAGTCGTACGTGCACCGGATCGGTCGGGTGGGCCGGGCCGGGCGCGAGGGCGTGGCGATCACCCTCGCCGAGCCGCGCGAGCACCGGATGCTCAAGACCATCGAACGGGTGACCGGCCAGCGGATCACCATCGACAAGATTCCCACCGTGGCCGACATGCGGACCCGCCGGCTGGAGCTGACCCAGGCGGCGCTGCGGGAGAGCCTGCTGGAGGACGACCTCGACCCGTTCCGGGTGATCGTGGAGACGCTGACCGACGAGTTCGACCTGATGGAGGTCGCCCTCGCCGCGGTGAAGCTGGCCCACGAGGTGACGTCGCCGGGCTCCGACGACGAGGAGGAGATCCCGCAGGTGCCGGTGCGCGGGCCTCGCGAGGGTCGACCGGAGACCGGCGGCCGGGGTGGCGATCGGCGTGGCGGGGGCCGGCCGCGCTCGGGTGGCGGCAACACCGTCCAGGTCTTCGTCGGTTTGGGCCGGCGCGCGGGGGTGCGCCCGCAGGATTTGGTCGGCGCGATCACCGGGGAGACCGGGATCCGTGGCCGGGACATCGGCTCGATCGAGATCGCCGACCGGTTCTCGCTGGTCGAGGTGCCGCAGGGCGTCGCCGACGAGGTGATCTCCGGGTTGCGCCAGAGCACGATCAAGGGCCGCAAGGCCACGGTGCGCCGCGACCGCGGGGGCGACGAGCGCTGAGCACGCCGCCGGCGACCGCCGGGGTACGACGGTCGCCGGCGGATCGGCTCAGAAGGAGTACGGGCCGAAGCGGCCCCACGCCACCACGGCGGCGAGGACGAGCAGCACCGTGCAGAAGATGGCGCCCTGGATCTCCAACCGACGCTCGCTCTCCGTGTCCCGCTTCTTCAGGTCGCGCAGGTGCACCAGGATGGCACCGATCATGACGATGACCAGCCCGACCGCGGCGAGGGGGGTGAGCACGGTGGCGATGCCGGTGAGCGGGGGCAGTACCAGCCCGATGGCGGCCAGCACCTCGACGAAACCGAGCGCCTTCACCTGCGACGGCGGGACCGGATCCACCCACCGCATCTTGTCGCGCAGCTTGTCCTTGGGCTGGGTCAGCTTGGCCAGTCCTGCGCCGGCGAAGGCGGCAGCGAGCAGGATCTGGATGATCCAGAGCACCAGGTTCACGGGGGTTCCTCCAGGGGGACGCCTCGCGGCGAAGAGGTAGTTGAGGGTTCAAGCGAGACAGTAGACCTGTGTCCGCGTACCGAAGGACCCCCGCCGTCTCTGCAGACGGCGGGGGTCCTTGTGGTGGGAGCGTCAGACCGTGAAGAGCGCGGGGCCCTCCAGCGCCTCGACGTCGGCCGGGCGCAGCGCCAGGGCGAGCACGTCCGCCACGTCGGCCAGGGTGTGCACGGTCAGCGCCTCGCGCACCTCGGTCGGCAGGTCGTCCAGGTCGGGCTCGTTACGCGCCGGGATGATGACCTCGGTGAGGCCGGCCCGGTGCGCGGCGAGCAGCTTCTGCTTGACTCCCCCGATCGGTAGCACCCGACCGGAGAGCGTCACCTCGCCGGTCATCCCGAACTCGGGGCGGACCGGTCGGCCGGTGACCAGCGACGCCAGGGCCGTCACCATGGTGATGCCGGCGCTCGGGCCGTCCTTGGGCACCGCGCCCGCCGGGACGTGCAGGTGGATCCGCCGTCCCGCCAGGGCGTTCGGGTCGATGCCGAGCCGGCGCCCGTTGGAGCGCAGGTAGGAGAGCGCGATGTGCGCCGACTCCTTCATCACGTCACCGAGCTGGCCGGTCAGGGTCAGCCCCGGTTCACCCTCCATGCTGGTCGCCTCGATGAAGAGCACGTCCCCACCGGCGCCGGTGACGGCGAGGCCGGTTGCCACGCCAGGCACCGCGGTGCGCTCGGCCGATTCCGGGGTGAACTTCGGCCGCCCCAGGTAGCCGGTGAGGTTGTCGGTGTCGACGCGTACCGGGGTCGGGTCGGTCGCCAGCGTCACCGCCACCTTGCGCAGGATCTTGGCCAGGGCACGCTCGAGCTGCCGTACGCCGGCCTCCCGGGTGTACTCCCCCGCGATCAGCGCGAGAGCCTCGTCGGCGACGCCGACCTCGTCGGCGGTCAGCCCGGCCCGGTCCCGCTGCCGGGGCAGCAGGTGGTCGCGGGCGATGGCGACCTTCTCGTCCTCGGTGTAGCCGTCCAGGGTGACCAGCTCCATCCGGTCCAACAGCGGGCCGGGGATGGACTCCACCACGTTGGCGGTGGCCAGGAACAGCACGTCGGACAGGTCCAGGTCGACCTCCAGGTAGTGATCCCGGAAGGTGTGGTTCTGAGCCGGGTCGAGCACCTCCAGCAGGGCGGCGGCCGGGTCGCCGGCGTAACCGGCGGAGACCTTGTCCACCTCGTCGAGGAGCACGACCGGGTTCATCGAGCCGGCCTCGCGCAGCGCGCGGACGATCCGGCCGGGCAGCGCGCCCACGTAGGTGCGCCGGTGACCGCGGATCTCCGCCTCGTCGCGCACACCGCCGAGTGAGACCCGGACGAAGTTACGCCCGAGCGCCCGCGCCACGGACTCGCCGAGGCTGGTCTTACCCACTCCGGGAGGGCCGGCGAGGGCGAGGACGGCGCCGGAGCCGCGACCGCCGACCACGCCGAGATTGCGCTCGGCCCGCCGGTTGCGCACGGCCAGGTACTCCAGGATGCGGTCCTTCACGTCGGCCAGACCGGCGTGGTCGGCGTCGAGCACCGCCCGGGCCTCGGCCAGGTCGGTGTTGTCCTGGGTACGCGTGCCCCACGGCATCTCGAGCACGGTGTCCAGCCAGGTGCGGATCCAGCCCGCCTCCGGGGAGGCGTCACTGGCCCGCTCCAGCTTGCCGACCTCGCGCATGGCTGCCTCGCGGACCTTCTCCGGCAGCTCGGCGGCCTCGACGCGGGACCGGTAGTCGGCCGAGCCGTCCGGCTCGTCCTCGCCCAGTTCCTTGCGGATCGCGGCGAGCTGCTGGCGCAGCAGGAACTCCCGCTGTGACTTCTCCAGCCCTTCGCGGACGTCACTGTTGATCTGCTCGGTGACCTCCTGCTCGGCCAGGTAGTCCTTCACCCAGCCGACCAGCAGCTCCAACCGGGCGGTGACGTCCGGCGCGGCGAGCAGTTCGGTCTTCTGGTCCAGGGTCAGCCAGGGCGCGTAGCCGGCCGAGTCGGCCAGCTCGGACAGGTCGGTCATCCGCTCCACCGCGTCGATGACCTGCCAGGCACCCCGCTGCTGGAGCACGGAGGTCACCAGGGCGCGGTACTCGCGGGCGAGTTCGCGCGCACGGCCGGCGGGAGCGGGTTCGTCGAGTTCGGTCGCCTCGACCCAGAGTGCGGCGCCGGGGCCGGGCACGCCGGAGCCGATCCGGGCCCGGGACAGGCCACGGATGACGGCGGCAGGCTCACCCTCGGGCAGCCGGCCAACCTTCTCGATGGTGGCGACGACGCCGACCGGGCCGTACTCGCCGTCGATACGCGGCACGGCCAGCAGCTTGCGGTCGCCGGTCGCCCGTGCCGCGTCGATCGCGGCCTGGGTGGTCGGGTCGAGGGTCACCGGGATGACCATGCCGGGCAGCAGCACGGCGTCGGTCAGGGGAAGTACCGGAAGAGTTGCCATCGAACACCTGCTATCGCGTTGAGTTGAGCGTGTCTGACTCAAGTAACAAAGCGTTCCCCTTGTTCCGAGCTGTGACCCAGGACACTCTCCGCCCCGTCCGTCGGGTCACCCACGACCGGTGGGCGACCCGACGGGACGACATCAGGTGAGCTTGCTCTTCACCGTGTTCACGACCGAGCCGGCCACTCCCGGGTTCGTGCCGTACAACCGTGGATCTCCCGGGGGCAGCACCGGCTCCGGGGCGTTCGCGCGCGGGGCATCGTCGAATCGGAACTCGCCCTTGCCGTCCGGCGCGGGTCCGGACGCCCAGCGTCCCTGGGCGGCGTCGGTGCCCGAGGAGAAGCCCAGGTAGGTGTAGCCGTACTCCTCGGTGAGGTCGCCGGAGTCCGGGAAGGCCTCCGGCACCGGCATGTCCTCCAGGCCGTCCTCCTTGAGCTGCTCGATCGCCGCCAGCCACATGTTCTGGTGCATCGTGTCGCGGGCCAGCAGGAAGCGCAGCATCTGCTTGACGCCCGGGTCGTCGGTCATGTTGAACAGCCGGGCGACCTGGAGGCGGCCCTGCGCCTCCGCCGTGACATTGAGCTGGAAGTCGGCCAGCATATTGCCGCTCGCGGTGATGTACGAGCCGTTCCAGGGCACCCCGCTGGAGTCGACCGGCAGCGCCCCGCCGCCACCGTGGATGAAGTGCGCCGGGTTCGAACCGGCGTAGGTCGCCGCGCCCCCGGGATCCTCCGCGATCCCCTCGGTCAGCGACAGCGGTGCGCTGTCCAGCAGCCGGGTGATCATCGTGACGATCATCTCGACGTGGCCCATCTCCTCGGTGCCGACGTCGAGCAGCAGGTCCTTGTACTTGCCGGGCAACCGGCAGTTCCAGCCCTGGTAGAGGTACTGGTTGGCGACGGTCATCTCGCCCCACTTGCCGCCCAGCACCTCCTGCAGGCGGCGGGCGAACGCGGCGTCCGGACCGTCCGGTTTGGCCTCGAACTGCAGGTCCTTGACATGGCTGAACATCCGGCCTCCTCCTTGTACCCGACAATCGGTAGCGAGGCCGTTCCCGCCTCAGTGGCCCGAACGAGCCAACCCGTGTCCCCGTCGGGTCAGCGCACCGGACCGGCGATCGGCAGCAGCACCTCCAGCGCCACACCGCGCGGCTGCAGCCGGTGCACCCGCAGCGCTCCCCCATCCGCCGCGACGAGTTGCCGCACGATCCACAACCCCAGCCCGGACATCCCGCCGGCCGGCGCCGGCCGGCGCAGCGCGGCCAGCAGCGCATCGTCGACCCCACCCTCGTCGGTGACCAGGATGCTCAGGCCGGAACCGCGCAGGGTGGCGTAGAGCCCGATCTGCCCCGCAGGCGGCCCGTGCCGCAGCGCGTTCTCCACCAGGTTGATGAGCACCTGCCGGGTCCGCCCGGCCGGCACGGGGCAGGAGCCCGCCCGCCGGGTGGCCCGCGCACGCCGCCGACCGATCGGCACCAGCGTGGCGACCTCGCGCAGGATGCCCGCCAGCGCGACGGCCGGCTCCGGCTGCGGGGCCAGCGCCAGCGCTCCGATGCCGGCCGCCGCGTCGCGCAGCAGGCTCTGCAGGTGGACGGCCTGGTCACGGGCCAGCTCGGTGATCGCCCGCCGGTCGGGCCCGGTCAACTCGCGACGCTCGTCGGCCAGCGCGCGGGTCAGCGAGGTCAGGGTGCTGATCGGCGTACGGAACTCGTGGCACAA
The nucleotide sequence above comes from Micromonospora luteifusca. Encoded proteins:
- a CDS encoding DoxX family protein, which encodes MNLVLWIIQILLAAAFAGAGLAKLTQPKDKLRDKMRWVDPVPPSQVKALGFVEVLAAIGLVLPPLTGIATVLTPLAAVGLVIVMIGAILVHLRDLKKRDTESERRLEIQGAIFCTVLLVLAAVVAWGRFGPYSF
- a CDS encoding manganese catalase family protein; the encoded protein is MFSHVKDLQFEAKPDGPDAAFARRLQEVLGGKWGEMTVANQYLYQGWNCRLPGKYKDLLLDVGTEEMGHVEMIVTMITRLLDSAPLSLTEGIAEDPGGAATYAGSNPAHFIHGGGGALPVDSSGVPWNGSYITASGNMLADFQLNVTAEAQGRLQVARLFNMTDDPGVKQMLRFLLARDTMHQNMWLAAIEQLKEDGLEDMPVPEAFPDSGDLTEEYGYTYLGFSSGTDAAQGRWASGPAPDGKGEFRFDDAPRANAPEPVLPPGDPRLYGTNPGVAGSVVNTVKSKLT
- a CDS encoding DEAD/DEAH box helicase — protein: MSSAPAQHDAPIDAPIDATPAGTDEVNAFTELGLRSELLGALSALGYEEPTPIQREAIPPLLEGRDLLGQAATGTGKTAAFALPLLNLMTAHRRGGDPVALVLVPTRELAVQVSEAFHRYGKDLGARVLPIYGGQPIGRQLRALDSGVDVVVATPGRALDHIARGTLRLGGLSTVVLDEADEMLDMGFAEDIEAILEHAPAQRQTVLFSATMPSRIDGMARQHLREPVRIEIGREPTVAGEAPRVRQSAYIVTRAHKPAALGRVLDVESPTAAIVFCRSREEVDRLTETMNGRGYRSEALHGGMSQEQRDRVMGRLRAGTADLLVATDVAARGLDVEQLTHVVNYDVPSAPESYVHRIGRVGRAGREGVAITLAEPREHRMLKTIERVTGQRITIDKIPTVADMRTRRLELTQAALRESLLEDDLDPFRVIVETLTDEFDLMEVALAAVKLAHEVTSPGSDDEEEIPQVPVRGPREGRPETGGRGGDRRGGGRPRSGGGNTVQVFVGLGRRAGVRPQDLVGAITGETGIRGRDIGSIEIADRFSLVEVPQGVADEVISGLRQSTIKGRKATVRRDRGGDER
- a CDS encoding sensor histidine kinase, with translation MRARHGLQGLLRGLRRIEPAPGDIRAPEVDSELLLRVLCHEFRTPISTLTSLTRALADERRELTGPDRRAITELARDQAVHLQSLLRDAAAGIGALALAPQPEPAVALAGILREVATLVPIGRRRARATRRAGSCPVPAGRTRQVLINLVENALRHGPPAGQIGLYATLRGSGLSILVTDEGGVDDALLAALRRPAPAGGMSGLGLWIVRQLVAADGGALRVHRLQPRGVALEVLLPIAGPVR
- the lon gene encoding endopeptidase La; the encoded protein is MATLPVLPLTDAVLLPGMVIPVTLDPTTQAAIDAARATGDRKLLAVPRIDGEYGPVGVVATIEKVGRLPEGEPAAVIRGLSRARIGSGVPGPGAALWVEATELDEPAPAGRARELAREYRALVTSVLQQRGAWQVIDAVERMTDLSELADSAGYAPWLTLDQKTELLAAPDVTARLELLVGWVKDYLAEQEVTEQINSDVREGLEKSQREFLLRQQLAAIRKELGEDEPDGSADYRSRVEAAELPEKVREAAMREVGKLERASDASPEAGWIRTWLDTVLEMPWGTRTQDNTDLAEARAVLDADHAGLADVKDRILEYLAVRNRRAERNLGVVGGRGSGAVLALAGPPGVGKTSLGESVARALGRNFVRVSLGGVRDEAEIRGHRRTYVGALPGRIVRALREAGSMNPVVLLDEVDKVSAGYAGDPAAALLEVLDPAQNHTFRDHYLEVDLDLSDVLFLATANVVESIPGPLLDRMELVTLDGYTEDEKVAIARDHLLPRQRDRAGLTADEVGVADEALALIAGEYTREAGVRQLERALAKILRKVAVTLATDPTPVRVDTDNLTGYLGRPKFTPESAERTAVPGVATGLAVTGAGGDVLFIEATSMEGEPGLTLTGQLGDVMKESAHIALSYLRSNGRRLGIDPNALAGRRIHLHVPAGAVPKDGPSAGITMVTALASLVTGRPVRPEFGMTGEVTLSGRVLPIGGVKQKLLAAHRAGLTEVIIPARNEPDLDDLPTEVREALTVHTLADVADVLALALRPADVEALEGPALFTV